A DNA window from Deltaproteobacteria bacterium contains the following coding sequences:
- a CDS encoding alanine racemase: MNLFQLETPALILDRGKIEKNISSLHKQLEALQVNLRPHGKTAKNIDILRSALAGQAGGITVSTIKEAEYYFEHGIVDITYAVGIAPVKLERLVKLIKKGAEISLLVDSIEQVGFVAARAQAHSLSIPVLIEIDCDGQRSGVSPDDPLLLEIGRLLHSENGVVLKGVLTHAGGSYQC, translated from the coding sequence ATGAATCTATTCCAGCTGGAAACTCCTGCCCTCATTCTGGACAGGGGAAAAATTGAGAAAAACATCTCATCTCTGCACAAACAGCTGGAGGCGCTCCAGGTAAATCTGCGGCCCCACGGAAAAACGGCAAAAAACATTGACATCCTCAGAAGTGCTCTGGCTGGGCAAGCAGGCGGCATCACTGTGTCAACCATCAAAGAAGCTGAATACTATTTCGAACACGGCATTGTTGACATTACCTATGCGGTAGGCATTGCCCCAGTGAAGCTCGAGCGGCTTGTCAAGCTCATAAAAAAGGGCGCCGAGATCAGCCTCCTTGTGGACTCCATTGAGCAGGTTGGATTTGTAGCAGCCAGGGCGCAGGCCCACAGCCTCAGCATACCGGTCCTCATTGAAATCGACTGTGATGGTCAGCGTTCAGGTGTATCTCCTGATGATCCCCTGCTGCTGGAGATCGGTCGTCTGTTGCACAGTGAAAATGGTGTTGTACTCAAGGGGGTTCTAACCCATGCCGGCGGCTCATATCAGTGC